The following are encoded together in the Lathyrus oleraceus cultivar Zhongwan6 chromosome 3, CAAS_Psat_ZW6_1.0, whole genome shotgun sequence genome:
- the LOC127128276 gene encoding uncharacterized protein LOC127128276 isoform X4: MPLMVWSSSSHWITPIAMTLSAITISSSSSFTPYGISCSLLATGCLCSASCIRCLILVTIDIQVTMGFSIRQVILQEIKNYNVSWIVLDRHLWRDMRFHLTKIPCKV; encoded by the exons ATGCCTTTGATG GTCTGGAGTTCGTCCTCACATTGGATAACACCAATTGCCATGACACTATCAGCAATCACGATTTCGTCATCGTCGAGTTTTACGCCTTATG GGATATCATGCTCTCTTTTGGCGACAGGTTGCTTGTGTTCTGCATCTTGCATAAGGTGTCTCATCCTA GTTACCATCGATATTCAAGTCACAATGGGTTTTTCAATTAGACAGGTTATTTTACAAGAGATTAAGAACTATAATGTATCTTGGATTGTACTTGATAG ACACCTTTGGCGGGACATGAGATTTCATCTTACCAAGATACCATGTAAG GTATAA
- the LOC127128276 gene encoding uncharacterized protein LOC127128276 isoform X3, whose product MPLMVWSSSSHWITPIAMTLSAITISSSSSFTPYGISCSLLATGCLCSASCIRCLILVTIDIQVTMGFSIRQTPLAGHEISSYQDTMYKRKRRISTSHYISYWSKAKPIWLSIKIFRCTNPICWIWNKGRVIYQRVK is encoded by the exons ATGCCTTTGATG GTCTGGAGTTCGTCCTCACATTGGATAACACCAATTGCCATGACACTATCAGCAATCACGATTTCGTCATCGTCGAGTTTTACGCCTTATG GGATATCATGCTCTCTTTTGGCGACAGGTTGCTTGTGTTCTGCATCTTGCATAAGGTGTCTCATCCTA GTTACCATCGATATTCAAGTCACAATGGGTTTTTCAATTAGACAG ACACCTTTGGCGGGACATGAGATTTCATCTTACCAAGATACCAT GTATAAGCGTAAAAGGAGAATATCGACATCTCATTACATCTCATATTGGTCAAAAGCAAAACCAATATGGCTTTCTATCAAAATTTTCAGATGCACCAATCCTATCTGTTGGATATGGAATAAGGGTAGAGTTATCTATCAAAGAGTCAAATAG
- the LOC127128276 gene encoding uncharacterized protein LOC127128276 isoform X2, whose product MTLSAITISSSSSFTPYGISCSLLATGCLCSASCIRCLILVTIDIQVTMGFSIRQVILQEIKNYNVSWIVLDRHLWRDMRFHLTKIPCISVKGEYRHLITSHIGQKQNQYGFLSKFSDAPILSVGYGIRVELSIKESNRLSYYEI is encoded by the exons ATGACACTATCAGCAATCACGATTTCGTCATCGTCGAGTTTTACGCCTTATG GGATATCATGCTCTCTTTTGGCGACAGGTTGCTTGTGTTCTGCATCTTGCATAAGGTGTCTCATCCTA GTTACCATCGATATTCAAGTCACAATGGGTTTTTCAATTAGACAGGTTATTTTACAAGAGATTAAGAACTATAATGTATCTTGGATTGTACTTGATAG ACACCTTTGGCGGGACATGAGATTTCATCTTACCAAGATACCAT GTATAAGCGTAAAAGGAGAATATCGACATCTCATTACATCTCATATTGGTCAAAAGCAAAACCAATATGGCTTTCTATCAAAATTTTCAGATGCACCAATCCTATCTGTTGGATATGGAATAAGGGTAGAGTTATCTATCAAAGAGTCAAATAGGTTAAGCTATTATGAAATATAA
- the LOC127128276 gene encoding uncharacterized protein LOC127128276 isoform X1, whose product MPLMVWSSSSHWITPIAMTLSAITISSSSSFTPYGISCSLLATGCLCSASCIRCLILVTIDIQVTMGFSIRQVILQEIKNYNVSWIVLDRHLWRDMRFHLTKIPCISVKGEYRHLITSHIGQKQNQYGFLSKFSDAPILSVGYGIRVELSIKESNRLSYYEI is encoded by the exons ATGCCTTTGATG GTCTGGAGTTCGTCCTCACATTGGATAACACCAATTGCCATGACACTATCAGCAATCACGATTTCGTCATCGTCGAGTTTTACGCCTTATG GGATATCATGCTCTCTTTTGGCGACAGGTTGCTTGTGTTCTGCATCTTGCATAAGGTGTCTCATCCTA GTTACCATCGATATTCAAGTCACAATGGGTTTTTCAATTAGACAGGTTATTTTACAAGAGATTAAGAACTATAATGTATCTTGGATTGTACTTGATAG ACACCTTTGGCGGGACATGAGATTTCATCTTACCAAGATACCAT GTATAAGCGTAAAAGGAGAATATCGACATCTCATTACATCTCATATTGGTCAAAAGCAAAACCAATATGGCTTTCTATCAAAATTTTCAGATGCACCAATCCTATCTGTTGGATATGGAATAAGGGTAGAGTTATCTATCAAAGAGTCAAATAGGTTAAGCTATTATGAAATATAA